From the genome of Geoglobus ahangari, one region includes:
- the hisB gene encoding imidazoleglycerol-phosphate dehydratase HisB: MVRVERKTKEVEVVVKLSLEGGEIAIDTGIGFLDHMLTSLAFHSGIGLEVKARGDLHVDEHHTVEDVAIALGRAFRKAIEGKKISRFGSAIVPMDESVAICGVDVSGRGYFVLEGEFGDARIRGENVLHFLDTFCRNSGVNVYLQVKGRNEHHKIESAFKALALALRQALREAEDVRSTKGALD; encoded by the coding sequence ATGGTCAGGGTTGAGAGGAAAACGAAAGAGGTTGAGGTTGTGGTCAAGCTCTCCCTCGAGGGTGGAGAGATTGCGATAGATACTGGAATAGGCTTCCTCGACCACATGCTCACAAGCCTCGCGTTCCACTCGGGAATTGGGCTTGAGGTCAAGGCCAGAGGAGACCTGCATGTTGACGAGCACCACACCGTGGAGGATGTGGCAATAGCTCTCGGAAGGGCGTTCAGAAAGGCAATTGAGGGGAAAAAGATTTCCAGATTTGGCTCGGCCATCGTTCCCATGGACGAGAGCGTTGCGATTTGCGGAGTGGATGTCAGCGGAAGGGGCTACTTCGTCCTCGAAGGCGAGTTTGGAGATGCCAGGATAAGGGGAGAGAATGTGCTCCACTTCCTCGACACCTTCTGCAGAAACTCTGGAGTGAACGTGTACCTGCAGGTGAAGGGAAGGAACGAGCACCACAAGATAGAGAGCGCATTCAAGGCCCTCGCTCTGGCATTGAGGCAGGCTCTTAGAGAAGCTGAGGACGTGAGGAGTACGAAGGGAGCGCTGGATTGA
- a CDS encoding antitoxin family protein, with the protein MPKVVEAVYENGVLRLLEKVNLKEGEKIKVEIKREIDHLKGKYGKMKGDELLKLRDEIHDRRTHFRG; encoded by the coding sequence ATGCCTAAAGTAGTTGAAGCCGTTTATGAGAATGGAGTTCTTAGACTCCTCGAAAAAGTAAATCTAAAAGAAGGAGAAAAAATCAAGGTAGAAATAAAGAGGGAGATAGACCACCTTAAAGGGAAATACGGAAAAATGAAGGGAGATGAACTGCTAAAGCTGAGGGATGAAATTCATGACAGAAGAACACATTTTCGTGGATAG
- a CDS encoding transglutaminase-like domain-containing protein — protein sequence MKTPSFIILSLLLLSILSLGCSEDEKNVQGDVQGSVDRIAELISAADRSVEESMQAIINDDYDGARNSAIMAKEYVSEARKVYGEVKPHLSDEDAKFLGTLIEYEDRWATLSYKTANVRELGSSLLDKMLDESAELALPKVELLERAYRENADDWKGLADFLNANLNTLQRAGIDEAEVETIYALSSATQQLADTLSEYRENLVSQVEGYTPLAEREIVSEESTSSELIPDSVAEFFESFDADRNGKLSIGEAQEFFYWVENNVAYRYDDEEAENTIVGLEVGDGREGKDYRQTPAETLSEKAGDCEDMATLEVAFYRHFGIEAYVVGVDTSVPGIVDHAAAIVRIGDNAEAFRETLGNLLYYELEGARDVYGNEISPGVYMIVDNSYSGAFGYISGGVEEGTFTIYCIIPLERGYGEEWSGIVEKCVSMD from the coding sequence ATGAAAACCCCCTCATTTATTATTCTCTCCCTCCTGCTCCTCAGCATACTCTCACTCGGCTGCAGCGAGGATGAGAAGAACGTTCAGGGAGATGTTCAGGGAAGCGTGGACAGAATTGCGGAGCTTATTAGCGCTGCAGACAGAAGCGTCGAGGAGAGCATGCAAGCTATAATCAACGACGATTACGATGGTGCGAGAAACTCTGCAATAATGGCTAAGGAGTACGTGAGCGAGGCGAGGAAGGTGTACGGGGAGGTAAAGCCCCATCTCAGCGACGAAGACGCCAAATTCCTCGGAACGCTCATTGAGTATGAGGACAGGTGGGCGACCCTCTCCTACAAGACGGCAAACGTCAGGGAGCTCGGAAGCTCCCTCCTTGACAAAATGCTTGATGAAAGCGCAGAGCTTGCACTTCCGAAGGTCGAACTCCTTGAAAGGGCCTACAGAGAAAATGCCGACGACTGGAAGGGGCTTGCGGATTTTTTGAACGCAAATCTCAACACCCTGCAGAGGGCTGGGATTGACGAGGCTGAGGTTGAGACGATCTACGCCCTCTCCAGCGCAACTCAGCAGCTTGCCGACACCCTCTCTGAGTACAGGGAAAACCTCGTGTCTCAGGTTGAGGGCTACACACCCCTTGCTGAGAGGGAAATCGTCAGCGAGGAAAGCACGAGCTCTGAGCTGATCCCCGACAGCGTTGCAGAATTCTTCGAGAGCTTTGATGCTGACAGGAACGGGAAGCTCAGCATTGGGGAGGCTCAGGAGTTTTTCTACTGGGTGGAGAACAACGTTGCCTACAGGTATGACGATGAGGAGGCTGAAAACACGATTGTCGGGCTTGAGGTGGGTGACGGCAGGGAAGGGAAAGATTACAGGCAGACTCCAGCCGAGACGCTCAGCGAAAAAGCTGGAGATTGCGAGGACATGGCGACGCTTGAGGTAGCATTTTACAGACACTTCGGCATTGAAGCATACGTGGTTGGAGTGGATACATCAGTTCCCGGCATCGTCGATCACGCTGCGGCAATCGTCAGAATAGGTGACAACGCTGAGGCTTTCAGAGAAACCCTCGGAAACCTGCTCTACTACGAGCTTGAAGGGGCGAGGGACGTTTACGGGAACGAGATCTCTCCGGGAGTCTACATGATTGTGGACAACTCCTATTCTGGCGCTTTCGGATACATCAGTGGGGGCGTAGAGGAGGGAACGTTCACAATCTACTGCATAATCCCGCTTGAAAGGGGCTATGGAGAGGAGTGGAGCGGAATAGTTGAGAAGTGCGTGAGCATGGATTAA
- a CDS encoding C13 family peptidase has protein sequence MRGIVLFIASAILLVSLAGVGNAEYDPPGPPAVEVRVWLLSFTPLDNFDDGWNGKSDIRFEATGSAKDGQGYYTYFEYDHDTVSGKIVPKSKEGKEVMQILYRVRECWPVDLEVEIKATDVDNPPVDPDDYLGSAKFTVDKTLKKRFYSVVIPGKFVVNVYVEAVPVKEDSDKCSYFFDQPETKSSSIVTKSGANIYDFELANMLKMWIAEKGFANMLIFFQQCFGGGMTDDILKKIDGDIAVVSAAKHDEVAYGYNESSVGVKVDPFSREVIEGLKSGKSAKEIARNVEKKDEYGVYANKRYNGYVDKRSEHTQYKAKGEGDKVRLGKNADGSEVKSKHAIVFAGDPDDTYDWTEIKGFVDMLKGQGFSDEDIVVLAGSGRSAANPYVDGPGTKQALWNAIKDLSGKMNKDEQLVIFVTDHGNLEKTEKALDLLINDPVKQPVPVKNEELENEDVWILDEDFLEVLNTTDDNVPYISLMILPPTEIIEEDLTYEFLGNVTLHLNEFELEPEIIEPVYALDELPDLDAYEVVFPIYDEGILGRENVIELSFDQPEMFRPFTVEMLLISTGSIPRVIDAEKPVVEEPPRPELVLELTPVFDVANETLILSDSPILSEDEISELIASGDLFALMVEKKDWYNNNTHLVPGFVKDWLGNTRVNVEILMDDGSVMDIYMVVENAYINEFEKGKLNDATARASLSEETVRRIISSDDPVAEVQKAYSNGEIQYSGVGFVESVKVEVVKVIVKIYFIISDLLG, from the coding sequence ATGAGAGGTATTGTTTTGTTTATCGCTTCTGCAATTCTCCTTGTTAGCTTGGCAGGTGTTGGAAACGCTGAGTATGACCCTCCCGGCCCTCCTGCGGTTGAGGTGAGGGTGTGGCTGCTCAGCTTCACACCTCTCGACAACTTCGATGATGGGTGGAACGGCAAGTCCGACATTCGCTTCGAAGCCACTGGCAGTGCGAAGGATGGGCAGGGCTACTACACCTACTTTGAGTACGATCATGACACTGTGAGCGGAAAGATCGTTCCGAAGAGCAAGGAGGGCAAGGAGGTCATGCAGATTCTTTACAGGGTGCGAGAGTGCTGGCCTGTGGATCTGGAGGTTGAGATCAAGGCCACGGACGTGGACAACCCGCCAGTCGATCCCGACGATTATCTCGGCAGTGCGAAGTTCACGGTTGACAAAACGCTGAAAAAGAGGTTTTACAGCGTCGTGATTCCGGGGAAGTTCGTTGTGAACGTTTACGTTGAGGCTGTGCCTGTTAAGGAGGATTCAGACAAGTGCTCTTACTTCTTCGATCAGCCTGAGACGAAGTCGAGCAGCATTGTTACGAAGAGTGGAGCCAACATCTACGACTTCGAGCTTGCCAACATGCTCAAGATGTGGATAGCCGAGAAGGGGTTTGCCAACATGCTCATCTTCTTCCAGCAGTGCTTTGGGGGAGGAATGACTGACGACATTCTGAAGAAGATCGATGGTGATATTGCAGTTGTATCTGCTGCGAAGCATGATGAGGTTGCCTACGGCTACAACGAGTCGAGTGTGGGCGTGAAGGTAGATCCGTTTTCGAGGGAAGTAATTGAGGGACTCAAGAGCGGAAAGTCTGCGAAGGAGATTGCCAGAAATGTGGAGAAAAAGGACGAGTATGGCGTGTATGCGAATAAAAGGTACAATGGATATGTGGACAAGAGAAGCGAGCACACCCAGTACAAGGCTAAGGGTGAGGGGGACAAGGTGCGGCTTGGGAAGAATGCCGATGGGAGTGAGGTGAAGAGCAAGCACGCGATAGTCTTCGCCGGAGACCCCGACGACACCTACGACTGGACTGAGATTAAGGGCTTCGTGGACATGCTGAAGGGACAGGGCTTCTCTGATGAGGACATCGTTGTGCTGGCAGGCTCAGGGAGAAGCGCTGCCAATCCCTATGTGGATGGGCCCGGAACGAAGCAGGCCTTGTGGAACGCCATAAAGGATCTCTCCGGGAAGATGAACAAGGATGAGCAGCTTGTGATCTTCGTCACGGATCACGGCAACCTTGAGAAGACGGAAAAGGCACTCGATCTGCTCATAAATGACCCGGTAAAGCAGCCAGTCCCGGTTAAAAACGAGGAGCTGGAGAATGAGGATGTGTGGATTCTCGATGAGGACTTTCTGGAAGTTCTGAACACCACAGACGACAACGTGCCCTACATCAGCCTGATGATCCTACCGCCAACGGAAATAATCGAGGAGGATCTGACTTACGAGTTTCTGGGGAACGTCACACTCCATCTGAACGAATTCGAGCTCGAACCGGAGATAATCGAGCCTGTTTACGCTCTTGACGAATTGCCAGACCTTGACGCATACGAGGTAGTCTTTCCAATCTATGACGAAGGAATTCTGGGCAGGGAGAACGTCATAGAGCTGTCCTTCGACCAGCCGGAGATGTTCAGACCGTTCACCGTCGAGATGCTGTTAATATCCACGGGCAGCATCCCGAGGGTGATAGACGCTGAAAAGCCGGTTGTGGAAGAGCCACCCCGTCCAGAGCTGGTGCTGGAGCTCACTCCCGTCTTTGACGTGGCGAACGAAACCCTGATTCTCTCCGACAGCCCCATCCTGAGTGAGGACGAGATTTCGGAGCTGATCGCCTCGGGAGACCTGTTCGCCCTGATGGTTGAGAAGAAGGACTGGTACAACAACAACACGCATCTGGTTCCGGGGTTCGTGAAGGACTGGCTCGGCAACACGAGGGTGAACGTGGAGATCCTGATGGACGATGGCAGCGTGATGGACATCTACATGGTTGTGGAGAACGCCTACATAAACGAATTCGAGAAGGGGAAGCTGAACGACGCCACTGCGAGAGCGAGTTTGAGCGAGGAGACTGTGAGGAGAATCATAAGCTCCGACGACCCCGTGGCAGAGGTTCAGAAGGCCTACAGCAACGGGGAGATCCAGTACTCAGGTGTGGGCTTTGTGGAGAGCGTCAAGGTTGAGGTCGTGAAGGTCATCGTGAAGATCTACTTCATCATAAGCGACCTTCTGGGATGA
- a CDS encoding ABC transporter ATP-binding protein, with protein sequence MTELLEVRELRKYFPVKGIFFTKGHVKAVDGVSFSIKKGETFGLVGESGCGKTTVGRTILRLIEPDSGEIVFEGKNVVEMGGKELLWFRRKAQIMFQDPYSSLNPRKTVFQIVIEPVRHYGIDVGDPEEFVVRLLERVGLNEMHLYRYPHEFSGGQRQRIALARILSVNPDFIVLDEPTSALDVSVQANILNMLRDIQREMDLTYLFISHDLAVVEYMSHRIGVMYLGKLVEVGDAERIFAEPLHPYTKALFSAIPVPDPEYERGKKVEQLVGEPPSPIDPPSGCRFHPRCRYAMDVCREKEPPLKDMGGDRSVACWLY encoded by the coding sequence ATGACCGAGCTGCTGGAGGTTAGGGAGCTGAGGAAGTACTTCCCCGTGAAGGGCATATTCTTCACCAAAGGCCATGTTAAGGCTGTGGATGGGGTGAGCTTCTCGATAAAGAAGGGAGAGACATTTGGTCTCGTCGGGGAGTCTGGGTGTGGCAAGACGACGGTTGGGAGGACAATCCTCAGGCTGATCGAGCCCGACTCCGGGGAGATTGTGTTTGAGGGCAAGAACGTAGTCGAGATGGGCGGTAAGGAGCTCCTGTGGTTCAGGAGAAAGGCTCAGATAATGTTTCAGGATCCGTACTCCTCGCTCAACCCGAGGAAGACTGTCTTTCAGATTGTCATCGAGCCCGTGAGGCACTACGGTATTGACGTGGGTGATCCGGAAGAGTTTGTGGTGAGGCTGCTTGAGAGGGTGGGCCTAAACGAGATGCACCTGTATCGCTATCCCCACGAGTTCAGCGGCGGGCAGAGGCAGAGGATTGCCCTCGCAAGGATACTCTCCGTGAATCCGGACTTCATAGTCCTCGACGAGCCAACTTCAGCTTTGGACGTTTCCGTGCAGGCCAACATCCTCAACATGCTCAGGGACATACAGAGGGAGATGGATCTCACCTACCTGTTCATCAGCCACGATCTGGCGGTTGTTGAGTACATGAGCCACAGGATAGGGGTGATGTACCTCGGAAAGCTTGTTGAGGTTGGTGATGCGGAGAGAATATTCGCAGAACCCCTCCACCCGTACACCAAGGCGCTGTTCTCGGCAATTCCCGTCCCCGATCCTGAATACGAGAGGGGTAAGAAGGTAGAACAGCTTGTGGGCGAACCGCCAAGCCCGATAGACCCGCCGTCCGGGTGTAGATTCCACCCGAGGTGCAGGTACGCCATGGACGTGTGCAGGGAGAAGGAACCTCCGTTGAAGGACATGGGTGGCGACAGGAGCGTTGCCTGCTGGCTTTACTGA
- a CDS encoding ABC transporter ATP-binding protein: MSEKLLEVRNLTVHFYTYAGVVKAIEDVSFDVYTGETFALVGETGCGKSVTSRAITKLIESPGRIVGGKVYFYRNGERLELLGMSDEEIRDIRGKDIAYIFQDPQSSLDPLYTVGYQVSEAMYVHGRVRTIKDGIVRAIDILRRVLIPDPERRVKNYPHELSGGMKQRVVIGSGIANDPKLLIADEPTTALDVTVQAQILELLKKMKREYGLSVLLITHDMGIVADMADRVAVMYAGKIVELSDVYTIFNRPMHPYTIGLLKSVPNPLKKVDRLETIPGVVPNLINPPSGCRFHPRCSRASEICRSRVPELEELEEGHFVACHNPGE; encoded by the coding sequence ATGAGTGAGAAGCTTCTCGAGGTTAGGAACCTCACGGTTCACTTTTACACCTACGCCGGAGTCGTGAAGGCCATAGAGGACGTGTCGTTTGATGTTTACACCGGCGAAACGTTCGCCCTTGTTGGTGAGACAGGATGCGGTAAGAGTGTGACGAGCAGGGCGATTACCAAGCTCATAGAGTCACCCGGAAGAATCGTGGGAGGGAAGGTGTACTTCTACAGGAACGGTGAGAGGCTCGAGCTCCTCGGAATGAGCGATGAGGAGATAAGGGACATCAGGGGCAAGGACATCGCCTACATCTTTCAGGATCCCCAGTCCTCCCTCGATCCCCTCTACACCGTCGGGTATCAGGTAAGCGAGGCAATGTATGTGCACGGGAGGGTGAGAACGATAAAGGACGGAATTGTCAGGGCGATAGACATACTCAGGAGGGTTCTGATCCCCGATCCCGAGAGGAGGGTTAAGAACTACCCGCACGAGCTCAGCGGAGGCATGAAGCAGAGGGTGGTCATAGGCTCGGGCATCGCCAACGACCCAAAGCTGCTGATCGCCGACGAGCCCACAACCGCTCTTGATGTCACAGTGCAGGCGCAGATCCTCGAGCTCCTGAAGAAGATGAAAAGGGAGTACGGGCTTTCGGTGCTGCTAATCACCCACGACATGGGTATAGTTGCGGACATGGCTGATCGAGTTGCGGTGATGTACGCCGGGAAGATCGTTGAGCTCTCGGATGTTTACACTATATTCAACAGACCAATGCATCCTTACACCATCGGTCTGCTGAAGTCCGTTCCTAACCCGCTCAAGAAGGTCGACAGGCTTGAGACGATTCCGGGAGTTGTTCCCAACCTGATAAACCCGCCGTCCGGGTGCAGGTTCCACCCGAGGTGCAGCAGGGCGAGCGAGATCTGCAGGTCGAGGGTTCCCGAGCTTGAGGAGCTGGAGGAAGGGCACTTTGTCGCGTGCCACAACCCGGGTGAGTGA
- a CDS encoding ABC transporter permease: MEEYQRKLLDRVSDKVIDLVVFLISLFRKGWREKNRSRISEWRLMFYALNRSPIGVAGLFIVLIFTFIGIFGPMIAPYKYNYFPIFENPDTYLSPPGKYYLLGSDHYGRDLLSLLLQGARTSLVIAIIVISIGVPIGITLGLIAGYFGGKVDEFIMRFTDVFLAFPPLILAIAFAAVLPERLSDLIQTNAYLRDFLLWVFALDRREAGNISRLLAVIIALAIVWWPGYARITRGSTLTEREALYVEAARAIGLPSRKIMAGHVLPNILGPILVYVTLDFGSVVLTEAGLSFLGLGATPPIADWGRIVYDGSQFFPNAWWLIIFPGLVVMLNVLGWNLLGDSLRDILDPKLRRSIEFKVKKTEKVSENE; this comes from the coding sequence ATGGAGGAGTATCAGAGAAAGCTGCTGGACAGGGTTTCGGACAAGGTCATAGACCTCGTGGTCTTTCTGATCTCCCTCTTCAGAAAGGGCTGGAGGGAGAAGAACAGGTCGAGGATCTCAGAGTGGAGGCTAATGTTCTACGCCCTCAACAGGAGCCCAATTGGTGTTGCCGGCCTGTTCATAGTCCTGATCTTCACATTCATAGGTATATTCGGGCCGATGATCGCCCCGTACAAGTACAACTACTTCCCCATATTCGAGAATCCGGATACCTACCTATCGCCTCCGGGCAAGTACTACCTGCTTGGCTCCGATCATTACGGAAGAGACCTCCTGAGCCTTCTTCTGCAGGGCGCGAGGACGTCACTCGTTATTGCGATAATCGTCATCTCCATCGGCGTGCCCATAGGCATAACCCTCGGGCTCATAGCCGGATACTTCGGTGGAAAGGTGGACGAGTTCATAATGAGATTCACGGACGTGTTTCTCGCCTTCCCACCCCTCATCCTCGCCATTGCCTTCGCTGCCGTCCTTCCTGAGAGGCTGTCTGACCTGATACAGACCAACGCCTACCTGAGGGACTTTCTGCTGTGGGTGTTCGCCCTCGACAGGAGAGAGGCCGGAAACATCAGCAGGCTGCTTGCGGTCATAATCGCCCTTGCAATCGTCTGGTGGCCGGGGTACGCCAGAATAACGAGGGGATCTACTCTCACCGAGAGGGAAGCGCTATACGTTGAGGCTGCAAGGGCTATAGGCCTCCCGTCCAGAAAGATAATGGCAGGACACGTGCTCCCCAACATCCTCGGGCCCATTCTGGTTTACGTGACCCTCGATTTCGGAAGCGTCGTTTTGACCGAGGCTGGTTTAAGCTTCCTCGGGCTCGGAGCGACACCTCCAATAGCCGACTGGGGCAGAATCGTCTACGACGGCTCTCAGTTCTTCCCGAACGCTTGGTGGCTGATTATCTTTCCGGGACTCGTGGTCATGCTCAACGTCCTCGGCTGGAACCTGCTGGGAGACTCGCTGAGAGACATCCTCGATCCGAAGCTAAGGAGGAGCATAGAGTTCAAGGTGAAGAAGACCGAGAAGGTGAGTGAAAATGAGTGA
- a CDS encoding ABC transporter permease, translated as MAELKKFLVRRLLTFIPTIIGVTFIVFIIAYAIPADPARAWAGGEKASQKAIEMIREQYHMDDPWYVQYVFLVKGLLKNEIIDPRTSNPVMDDIAKRFPVTFQLALFAYFFVLLIGIPLGILSAIKKDTVIDTFVRVFALFGVSTPVFWLGYILIYVFFVQHRIITLAGVPPSPDTTITGIPIIDSLLTGNFELVKQHVSRFWLPGFVLGFMGAGVVARFVRNSFLEAMSGDYIEFLKAKGVPKMRIYRHALKNALVPVVTVLGLQFGGLLSGAPITETVFGLPGIGLYAIFAISALDFPAIVAVTFVFAIIYVIANLIVDVVYALIDPRVRY; from the coding sequence ATGGCAGAGCTGAAAAAGTTTCTCGTCAGAAGGCTGCTCACGTTTATCCCCACGATAATTGGCGTCACCTTCATCGTTTTCATAATTGCCTACGCGATCCCTGCCGACCCTGCAAGGGCGTGGGCCGGTGGAGAGAAGGCGAGCCAGAAGGCCATAGAGATGATAAGGGAGCAGTACCACATGGACGATCCGTGGTATGTTCAGTACGTGTTCCTCGTCAAGGGTCTGCTGAAGAACGAGATAATAGATCCGAGAACATCAAACCCCGTGATGGACGACATTGCCAAGCGTTTCCCGGTCACTTTTCAGCTCGCCCTGTTTGCCTACTTCTTCGTTCTCCTGATAGGCATCCCCCTCGGGATCCTGTCGGCGATTAAGAAGGATACGGTGATAGACACGTTCGTAAGAGTATTCGCCCTCTTCGGCGTCTCAACCCCTGTTTTCTGGCTCGGTTACATTCTCATTTACGTGTTCTTCGTTCAGCACAGGATCATAACCCTTGCCGGGGTGCCTCCATCCCCCGACACGACGATAACGGGCATTCCGATCATCGACTCCCTCCTCACCGGAAACTTCGAGCTCGTAAAGCAGCACGTGAGCAGGTTCTGGCTTCCCGGCTTCGTTCTGGGCTTCATGGGGGCGGGCGTTGTCGCGAGGTTCGTCAGGAACTCGTTCCTCGAGGCGATGAGTGGGGACTATATAGAGTTTCTCAAGGCCAAGGGCGTTCCGAAGATGAGGATCTACAGGCACGCCCTCAAAAACGCCCTCGTTCCTGTTGTCACGGTTCTCGGACTTCAGTTTGGAGGACTTCTGAGCGGAGCACCCATAACCGAGACGGTCTTCGGCCTTCCGGGGATAGGGCTTTACGCGATATTTGCCATAAGCGCCCTCGACTTTCCCGCAATAGTTGCTGTCACGTTCGTTTTCGCCATAATCTACGTCATAGCCAATCTTATCGTGGATGTCGTCTACGCGCTGATAGACCCGAGGGTGAGGTACTGA
- a CDS encoding ABC transporter substrate-binding protein, giving the protein MRKIVLVLFVLVALGLVFAGCTQQQEKPAATPTPTPEKTATPAPTETPSIPEGVRIVETEKYYVIVGEKGKVESVSAPGGKKVIRVSYVVDEENTPSIEELMEKGLGFGAINPAFWRDTAFDALVKAARKETNPEIRTALFEAMYIIANDESPLLTFGQNKQLRVYWSWLEGRYYHPTLAERYDLLWEDPNAPSIEIGVKDYVNDPNTYVIGTIGWPESFDPATTYETFGWEIWHQIGDTLVTYWKEETEEVSPDLAVAWAHNEDGTEWYFVIRGGVVAYDPWNDKTYPIDATDVAFSIWRVKRIGHSVSWMLDFVDVDNSTAMTEEEFKNVLANEKLYAEFKGKAGEVKSLDELLNMFGYSGETAGVYKLKLPEPYSPILGILADPFLSVLPMEYLLGDKYEEALQASDNGKNPSAWEAYVSEGKEDATHQLMHQKPVGTGPYYIAEYEENSYIVAKKNPYYWGKSLWDEMYSGGDKAMHDTVIWIINNDAVSRVNLFKTGTVDVVALPPERLEDAKGLTLEGYESVVKTDLLQPVITYGVFNTYKEPFNNKLVREALAYATPYDTISKNVYSGLLERNYAAIPKGWPGYTEYGIKKYTFDMNKAKELIEKSGIDPTKYSIEITYNTGNSAREKIATLLQNTWSQLGFQVTVNGLEWPVYLSKGEHGQFDFYIIGWVPDYLDTDNWVGPLYYGATAFKEVTVTVE; this is encoded by the coding sequence ATGAGAAAGATTGTATTGGTGCTCTTCGTGCTTGTGGCACTGGGGCTGGTATTTGCAGGCTGTACACAGCAGCAAGAGAAGCCTGCAGCGACACCAACACCGACTCCCGAGAAGACAGCAACTCCCGCGCCAACGGAGACTCCCTCGATACCGGAGGGCGTGAGGATTGTTGAGACTGAGAAGTACTACGTGATCGTTGGAGAGAAGGGTAAAGTTGAGAGTGTGAGCGCTCCGGGTGGCAAGAAGGTCATAAGGGTTAGCTACGTGGTTGACGAGGAGAACACCCCGAGCATCGAGGAACTCATGGAGAAGGGTCTCGGATTTGGAGCAATAAACCCCGCCTTCTGGAGGGACACCGCCTTTGACGCACTTGTGAAGGCTGCAAGGAAGGAGACCAACCCGGAGATAAGGACAGCACTCTTCGAGGCCATGTACATAATTGCCAACGACGAGTCACCGCTCCTGACATTCGGACAGAACAAGCAGCTGAGAGTCTACTGGAGCTGGCTTGAGGGCAGGTACTACCACCCGACCCTTGCCGAGAGGTACGACCTGCTCTGGGAGGATCCGAACGCACCGTCCATCGAGATCGGTGTCAAGGACTACGTGAACGATCCGAACACCTATGTCATAGGAACCATCGGCTGGCCAGAGAGCTTCGATCCGGCAACGACCTACGAGACATTCGGATGGGAGATCTGGCACCAGATTGGCGACACGCTCGTGACCTACTGGAAGGAGGAGACTGAGGAGGTCTCGCCCGACCTCGCCGTTGCCTGGGCACACAACGAGGACGGCACGGAGTGGTACTTCGTCATCAGGGGAGGAGTTGTCGCTTATGATCCTTGGAATGACAAGACATACCCGATAGATGCCACAGACGTTGCGTTCAGCATCTGGAGGGTCAAGAGGATCGGCCACTCCGTCAGCTGGATGCTCGACTTTGTTGACGTTGACAACTCCACCGCCATGACCGAGGAGGAGTTCAAGAACGTGCTCGCCAATGAGAAGCTCTACGCCGAGTTCAAGGGCAAGGCAGGAGAGGTCAAGTCCCTTGACGAGCTGCTGAACATGTTCGGATACAGCGGCGAGACGGCAGGAGTCTACAAGCTCAAGCTCCCGGAGCCGTACTCACCGATACTCGGAATTCTGGCAGATCCGTTCCTGTCTGTGCTTCCAATGGAGTACCTGCTTGGAGACAAGTATGAGGAGGCACTGCAGGCATCGGACAACGGCAAGAACCCGTCTGCCTGGGAGGCTTACGTCAGCGAGGGTAAAGAAGATGCTACCCACCAGCTGATGCACCAGAAGCCGGTTGGAACCGGGCCGTACTACATCGCCGAGTACGAGGAGAACAGCTACATAGTTGCGAAGAAGAACCCGTACTACTGGGGCAAGTCGCTCTGGGATGAGATGTATTCTGGCGGAGACAAGGCAATGCACGACACCGTGATCTGGATCATAAACAACGACGCCGTCTCGAGGGTCAACCTCTTCAAGACCGGAACGGTTGACGTCGTTGCCCTCCCGCCGGAGAGGCTCGAGGACGCCAAGGGACTCACCCTCGAGGGCTATGAGTCAGTGGTGAAGACCGACCTGCTGCAGCCCGTTATAACCTACGGTGTCTTCAACACCTACAAGGAGCCGTTCAACAACAAGCTCGTCAGGGAAGCGCTGGCTTACGCGACGCCATACGACACGATATCCAAGAACGTCTACTCCGGACTGCTTGAGAGGAACTACGCGGCAATTCCGAAGGGATGGCCAGGCTACACGGAGTACGGAATCAAGAAGTACACGTTCGACATGAACAAGGCCAAGGAGCTCATCGAGAAGTCTGGCATCGATCCAACCAAGTACTCCATCGAGATAACGTACAACACCGGTAACTCCGCGAGAGAGAAGATCGCGACGCTCCTGCAGAACACCTGGAGCCAGCTCGGATTCCAGGTCACCGTAAACGGACTCGAGTGGCCAGTGTACCTCAGCAAGGGTGAGCACGGACAGTTCGACTTCTACATAATCGGATGGGTGCCGGACTACCTTGACACCGACAACTGGGTCGGACCGCTCTACTACGGAGCCACCGCCTTCAAGGAGGTGACCGTAACGGTTGAGTAA